A stretch of the Thalassotalea euphylliae genome encodes the following:
- a CDS encoding M28 family metallopeptidase has protein sequence MKHFSKKLAAPIIVAGLATIGLSACNQATDNTAPEAAQASYPQVNENNIKAHIAFLADDTLEGRDTGSNGYQIAANYVTSYFKQYGLTPMGEHGGFEQQVTFRKAQLVDNSATMSINAPSGEHVVAFKEQFLTSGSALATNSAITADTVFVGYGVVDKAFGLDDYAGLDVKGKVVVMLTGRPESLPSEEGAHIGSSREKARHAAERGAVGIVTIHTPKREKVRKFSVSAKYAATPSYSWLDKNSQPFGKYPELKGSAYIDRDAAIPLFEGAQMSLEQIFAADSENQPVKGFALNAGVTLTKQSTQSEITSPNVVAAIEGSDPALKNEYVVFSAHLDHIGVRAHSGHGDEGQDSEEQDTINNGALDNASGVSILLETARMIASMDTKPQRSILFVVVTGEEKGLLGSSYFANNPTVPAMQMVANVNLDMPLILYPFADVIAFGSTHSTLGGIVESAAGKVNVSLSPDPLPEQALFTRSDHYSFVKAGIPSVFLMTGFKSKDPEIDGGKMFMEFLSTHYHNHSDEIELPIRYDAAASFAEVNMMIGLEIANQAERPKWHDGDFFGNTFAQ, from the coding sequence ATGAAGCACTTTTCTAAAAAGCTCGCAGCCCCTATTATCGTGGCAGGGTTAGCGACGATTGGCTTGTCGGCATGTAATCAAGCGACTGACAACACAGCGCCTGAAGCTGCCCAAGCTAGCTACCCTCAAGTTAATGAAAACAATATTAAAGCGCATATCGCATTTTTGGCTGACGATACCCTTGAAGGGCGTGATACCGGCAGTAATGGCTACCAAATTGCGGCAAATTACGTAACCTCATACTTTAAGCAATACGGTTTAACTCCTATGGGCGAACATGGTGGCTTTGAGCAACAAGTGACCTTCCGTAAAGCGCAACTTGTTGATAACAGCGCGACCATGAGCATCAATGCGCCGTCTGGCGAACACGTAGTTGCTTTTAAAGAGCAGTTTTTAACTTCGGGCTCAGCACTTGCCACTAACTCTGCGATTACCGCTGATACAGTATTTGTCGGCTATGGTGTCGTCGATAAAGCGTTTGGTTTAGATGACTACGCTGGCCTTGATGTGAAAGGTAAAGTGGTGGTGATGCTCACGGGTCGCCCTGAATCATTGCCATCAGAAGAAGGGGCGCATATTGGCTCATCACGCGAAAAAGCTCGTCATGCGGCTGAGCGCGGTGCGGTGGGTATTGTTACCATTCATACACCAAAACGCGAAAAAGTGCGTAAGTTTTCCGTTTCTGCCAAATATGCGGCAACACCAAGTTACAGTTGGTTAGATAAAAACAGCCAACCTTTTGGTAAATACCCTGAACTAAAAGGTTCAGCGTATATTGACCGTGATGCGGCAATACCATTATTTGAAGGTGCCCAGATGTCGCTTGAGCAGATCTTTGCTGCCGATAGCGAAAACCAGCCGGTAAAAGGTTTTGCCTTAAATGCAGGTGTCACGTTAACTAAGCAAAGCACGCAAAGCGAGATAACCAGCCCGAATGTGGTTGCGGCCATTGAAGGCAGCGACCCAGCGCTTAAAAATGAATATGTCGTTTTTAGTGCCCACTTAGACCATATTGGCGTGCGAGCGCATAGTGGTCATGGTGATGAAGGTCAAGACAGTGAAGAACAAGACACCATCAATAATGGCGCATTAGACAACGCCTCAGGTGTGTCGATTTTATTAGAAACAGCGCGCATGATTGCCAGCATGGACACTAAACCACAACGTTCTATTTTATTTGTGGTAGTCACAGGTGAAGAAAAAGGCTTATTAGGCTCTAGCTATTTCGCCAACAACCCAACCGTGCCAGCCATGCAAATGGTGGCGAATGTTAACTTAGATATGCCGTTAATTTTATACCCGTTTGCGGATGTTATTGCTTTTGGTTCAACGCACTCGACGCTAGGTGGTATTGTTGAATCGGCGGCAGGTAAAGTGAATGTCTCGCTCAGCCCAGATCCATTGCCGGAGCAAGCCTTGTTTACCCGAAGTGATCACTACAGTTTTGTCAAAGCGGGCATTCCGTCAGTATTTTTAATGACAGGCTTTAAGTCGAAAGATCCAGAAATTGATGGTGGCAAAATGTTTATGGAATTCCTTTCCACGCATTACCACAATCACAGTGACGAAATAGAACTACCGATCCGTTACGACGCTGCAGCTTCATTTGCAGAAGTCAACATGATGATAGGTTTAGAAATTGCAAATCAGGCCGAGCGTCCTAAATGGCATGATGGTGATTTCTTCGGTAATACTTTTGCCCAGTAA
- the putA gene encoding bifunctional proline dehydrogenase/L-glutamate gamma-semialdehyde dehydrogenase PutA produces the protein MLFNGSLTAQFTSHSAIRQTIRDHYRADENQVLANLLPIAEIGVDAKSRAWDYARQLVVNIRKDQVGKGGVDALLNEFSLSTEEGVVLMCLAEALLRVPDKATADSLIRDKLAEGDWSSHIGNSDSLFVNASSWGLLLTGKLVNYSDKKKKAQFGLLKQTVGRLGEPVIRKAVRYAMKIMGTQFVMGHTIDGAIERAIETEAKGYTYSYDMLGEGARTMADADRYFDAYMTAIDAIGKAANHKGPQRSPGISIKLSAIHPRYEFSHRDRVIEELIPRLKKLALAAKAYDIGFTVDAEEADRLDISLDIIEAVFADAELDGWNGFGIAVQAYQKRGLHVIEWVRELTQEVGRQMMVRLVKGAYWDSEIKISQAEGFEDFPVFSRKPSTDVSYQACAKKLLEYRDTIYPQFATHNAYTVATILEMAEHQQGFEFQRLHGMGESLYDQVVTGKQVPCRVYAPVGEHSDLLAYLVRRLLENGANSSFVNNIVDEDIPVESLLADPVETVQSWQNKYNPQIPQSIELYGNERANSKGLDLTDIDQITVMRDNMQAWFETTKAIAAIDGAEPVTNPANHNEVLGYIEHADEAQMSAIVERVHGAFANWSATPVVERAQVLLKTADLLETHRDELIALCTKEAGKTIADGIAEVREAVDFCRYYAARAEELLADGTLEARGVVLCISPWNFPLAIFLGQVSAALVAGNTVVAKPAEQTSLVALRTIELMKQAGLPESAVEAVIARGSKVGQTIVPDERIQAIMFTGSTETGSWISQKLAERSGDPVPLIAETGGQNCMIVDSTALPEQVVDDVIASGFQSAGQRCSALRVLFLQEDVADKIIAMIKGAMQELHIGDPAFLTTDVGPVIDKRALTALNDHVDYLKSRGTLHFACKAPELSLNDDKHNFFVPRLYEISDLSVLTKEVFGPVVHVIRYRAENLENVIDQINGTGFGLTMGIHTRIEDKAKYLAARSRAGNVYVNRNMIGAVVGVQPFGGRGLSGTGPKAGGPMYLTRLVKEKVKEKVKEKIAENVEQTPTTEQQASLNSLFEQSKNTVSSVASSLANLPKTELTWSFTPLNDRLSVLRQLLSRLADGKVKLQQADQLAQSLTDARGQLLFAEKTLSKPTELPGPTGESNILYLESRGTLACVRCQDTSFNFWLVSIISALAAGNCVVAVVDNAYLSEANNIASQLNSIGLPHGVFTVAQLGHLPAVLNHTHLAGAVTDNHSSVKSYVGETIAARKGAILPLITAHTHQGLFHRMVTEKTITIDTTAAGGNASLMTMEANVG, from the coding sequence ATGCTTTTTAACGGCTCACTGACTGCACAATTTACTTCACACAGTGCGATTCGTCAGACAATTCGCGACCACTACCGCGCTGATGAAAATCAAGTATTAGCAAACCTTTTACCGATTGCCGAAATTGGCGTTGATGCCAAATCACGCGCTTGGGATTATGCCCGCCAACTCGTGGTTAACATTCGCAAAGACCAAGTCGGCAAAGGCGGCGTTGACGCGCTACTTAACGAATTCTCATTATCCACCGAAGAAGGTGTGGTGCTGATGTGTTTGGCTGAGGCGTTATTACGCGTGCCAGACAAAGCCACGGCTGACAGCCTAATTCGCGACAAATTAGCAGAAGGCGATTGGTCATCACATATTGGTAATAGTGACTCCTTATTTGTTAACGCCTCATCTTGGGGGCTATTACTAACAGGTAAGCTAGTTAACTATTCTGATAAAAAGAAAAAAGCACAGTTTGGCCTGTTAAAACAAACCGTAGGCCGTTTAGGCGAGCCGGTAATTCGCAAAGCGGTGCGTTATGCCATGAAAATCATGGGTACCCAATTTGTGATGGGTCACACCATTGACGGTGCGATTGAGCGCGCAATTGAAACCGAGGCTAAAGGCTACACCTACTCCTACGATATGTTAGGTGAAGGTGCCCGCACTATGGCCGACGCTGACCGTTATTTTGACGCTTACATGACAGCGATTGATGCTATCGGTAAAGCGGCAAATCACAAAGGCCCGCAGCGTAGCCCTGGCATTTCAATCAAGTTATCAGCAATCCATCCGCGCTATGAGTTTTCGCATCGTGATCGTGTGATTGAAGAGCTTATTCCACGCCTGAAAAAATTGGCGCTAGCTGCTAAAGCTTACGATATTGGCTTTACTGTAGATGCCGAAGAAGCAGATCGCTTAGATATCTCGTTAGATATTATCGAAGCAGTATTTGCTGATGCAGAATTAGATGGCTGGAACGGTTTTGGTATTGCCGTGCAAGCTTACCAAAAGCGCGGTTTGCATGTGATTGAATGGGTGCGCGAGCTAACCCAAGAAGTCGGTCGCCAAATGATGGTGCGCTTAGTAAAAGGCGCCTACTGGGACAGCGAAATTAAAATTTCACAAGCGGAAGGTTTTGAAGACTTCCCGGTATTCTCACGCAAGCCATCAACCGATGTATCTTACCAAGCGTGTGCGAAAAAACTGTTAGAATATCGCGATACCATCTACCCACAATTTGCGACTCACAACGCCTACACAGTTGCCACTATTTTAGAGATGGCTGAACATCAGCAAGGCTTTGAATTCCAACGCTTACACGGTATGGGTGAATCATTATACGACCAAGTGGTAACGGGCAAGCAAGTACCTTGTCGCGTTTATGCACCTGTTGGTGAACACTCAGACTTACTGGCCTACTTAGTACGTCGCCTACTGGAAAACGGTGCTAACAGCTCATTCGTGAACAATATTGTTGATGAAGATATTCCCGTAGAAAGCTTGCTGGCTGATCCAGTGGAAACCGTACAGAGTTGGCAAAACAAATACAACCCTCAAATTCCTCAATCCATTGAGCTATACGGCAACGAGCGCGCTAACTCGAAGGGCCTAGATTTAACCGATATCGACCAAATCACGGTAATGCGCGATAACATGCAAGCTTGGTTTGAAACCACCAAAGCGATTGCCGCAATTGACGGCGCTGAGCCAGTGACTAACCCAGCTAATCACAATGAAGTGCTAGGTTATATTGAGCACGCTGATGAAGCGCAAATGTCAGCCATTGTTGAACGTGTTCATGGCGCGTTTGCCAACTGGTCGGCAACGCCTGTTGTTGAGCGTGCACAAGTACTGCTAAAAACCGCCGATTTATTGGAAACGCATCGCGATGAATTAATTGCGCTTTGTACCAAAGAAGCGGGTAAAACCATTGCCGACGGTATTGCCGAAGTGCGTGAAGCCGTTGATTTTTGTCGCTATTACGCGGCACGTGCTGAAGAGCTATTGGCCGACGGTACGCTGGAAGCGCGCGGTGTGGTGCTATGTATCAGCCCATGGAACTTCCCATTAGCAATTTTCTTAGGCCAAGTTTCAGCAGCGCTAGTTGCCGGTAACACTGTGGTCGCTAAACCTGCTGAGCAAACCAGTTTAGTCGCACTGCGTACAATCGAACTAATGAAACAAGCAGGCTTACCAGAGTCAGCGGTTGAAGCCGTGATTGCGCGCGGTAGTAAAGTTGGGCAAACCATAGTGCCAGACGAGCGCATTCAAGCCATTATGTTTACCGGCTCTACTGAAACCGGTAGTTGGATTTCGCAAAAGCTAGCTGAGCGTAGCGGTGATCCTGTGCCATTGATCGCCGAAACGGGTGGTCAAAACTGTATGATCGTCGATTCAACGGCCTTACCAGAGCAAGTGGTTGACGATGTCATCGCCTCAGGTTTCCAAAGTGCTGGTCAACGTTGTAGTGCGCTGCGCGTATTATTCTTGCAAGAAGATGTCGCCGATAAAATCATTGCGATGATCAAAGGTGCAATGCAAGAGCTACATATTGGCGACCCTGCGTTTTTAACCACTGATGTAGGCCCAGTGATCGACAAACGTGCACTAACAGCCTTAAATGATCACGTTGATTACTTAAAATCGCGCGGTACTTTGCACTTTGCTTGTAAAGCGCCAGAGCTATCGCTCAACGATGACAAGCATAACTTCTTTGTGCCTCGTTTATATGAAATCAGCGATTTATCAGTATTAACAAAAGAAGTATTTGGTCCTGTGGTGCATGTCATTCGCTACAGAGCTGAGAACTTGGAAAACGTGATTGACCAAATCAATGGTACTGGCTTTGGCTTAACCATGGGGATTCACACCCGTATTGAAGATAAAGCCAAATACCTAGCTGCGCGCTCACGTGCCGGTAATGTTTACGTTAATCGCAATATGATTGGCGCGGTTGTTGGTGTTCAGCCATTTGGTGGTCGCGGCTTGTCGGGCACAGGTCCAAAAGCGGGCGGCCCAATGTACTTAACGCGCCTCGTAAAAGAGAAGGTTAAGGAAAAGGTAAAAGAAAAGATTGCAGAAAATGTTGAGCAAACGCCAACAACCGAGCAACAGGCATCGCTAAACAGCTTATTTGAGCAAAGTAAAAATACCGTATCAAGTGTTGCCAGCAGTTTAGCCAACTTGCCTAAAACGGAATTAACGTGGAGCTTTACGCCACTGAACGATCGTCTATCGGTATTACGCCAGCTGTTATCTCGCCTTGCCGACGGTAAAGTGAAGTTGCAGCAAGCTGATCAATTAGCGCAAAGCTTAACGGATGCACGCGGCCAGTTACTGTTTGCAGAGAAAACACTAAGCAAGCCAACCGAGCTACCGGGGCCAACAGGTGAATCGAATATTTTGTATTTAGAATCACGTGGCACACTAGCCTGTGTTCGCTGCCAAGACACCAGCTTTAACTTCTGGCTAGTCTCGATTATTTCAGCATTAGCAGCTGGTAACTGCGTAGTTGCTGTGGTTGATAACGCTTACCTAAGCGAAGCCAATAATATAGCGTCACAGCTTAATTCAATTGGCCTACCTCACGGCGTGTTTACGGTTGCTCAGCTAGGCCATTTACCGGCCGTGCTAAACCACACCCATTTAGCAGGCGCCGTGACTGACAACCACAGCAGTGTTAAAAGCTATGTTGGTGAAACGATTGCAGCCCGCAAAGGCGCAATTTTACCGCTGATCACCGCACACACTCACCAAGGCTTATTCCACCGTATGGTGACCGAAAAAACCATTACCATAGACACTACTGCCGCTGGCGGTAATGCCTCATTAATGACAATGGAAGCTAATGTCGGTTAA
- a CDS encoding sodium-dependent transporter — MSANREQFSSKLGFILAAAGSAVGIGNLVGFPVNAAKNGGGAFLLVYALFVLLVCLPVMVAEMAMGRKTQKEPVGAYKALNNGGTGWNLAGLLGVLTPFMIAVFYMVITVWIFGYIAITLGGGLDYLATPQAFGEFINSPYIFGAMVVVAAIINFILVAGVKNGIEKAAKTLMPTLFIMLVLMVVFVLTRDNAFAGVAFFVIPDFSKITPSVVNGALSQAFFSLSLGMGILITYGSYISKKADIVGSAKLVAITDTAVAFTAGLMILPAVFSFNPQVNPQELSDSSVSLIFTFLPKIFLALQGSIGYIAASGIAVFFFMLVFFAAITSLVSIIEVPVSYLVTEKNHTRKKALFILMMTAGVLTLFATVSFGMVGFFTEFTSYAGGTRSFFDVVYDVFYDTILPLNGLLLCVFVSYRWKKHRLSEELSVGNDNYQGSFAEKYINFSLGTFIPVILLGIFLNTVAVKFFGYNIFG, encoded by the coding sequence ATGAGCGCGAATAGAGAACAGTTTAGTTCCAAACTAGGGTTCATACTAGCGGCGGCTGGCTCTGCTGTTGGTATTGGTAACCTAGTTGGTTTTCCAGTTAATGCCGCAAAAAATGGCGGCGGTGCCTTCTTATTGGTATATGCACTATTTGTACTCTTAGTGTGTTTACCTGTCATGGTGGCTGAAATGGCCATGGGGCGCAAAACACAAAAAGAACCTGTCGGTGCCTATAAAGCACTCAATAATGGTGGAACTGGCTGGAATTTAGCGGGCTTACTCGGCGTGTTAACGCCTTTTATGATCGCCGTATTCTACATGGTTATTACCGTATGGATATTTGGTTACATCGCCATTACGCTTGGCGGTGGATTAGATTACTTAGCAACGCCACAAGCATTTGGTGAGTTTATCAATAGCCCTTATATTTTCGGTGCTATGGTAGTCGTTGCAGCCATTATTAATTTCATTCTGGTGGCTGGCGTGAAAAACGGGATCGAAAAAGCCGCGAAAACCTTAATGCCGACCTTGTTTATCATGCTGGTATTGATGGTTGTTTTCGTGCTTACTCGCGACAATGCTTTTGCTGGTGTGGCGTTCTTTGTCATTCCTGACTTTAGCAAAATTACCCCGTCAGTGGTTAACGGTGCTCTGTCTCAAGCATTTTTCTCGCTATCGCTAGGTATGGGGATTCTAATTACCTACGGCTCCTATATTAGCAAAAAAGCTGATATTGTTGGTTCGGCAAAACTGGTTGCGATCACAGATACTGCGGTAGCCTTTACTGCGGGCTTAATGATTCTACCTGCGGTATTTTCATTTAACCCACAAGTGAATCCGCAAGAGTTAAGTGATAGCTCGGTATCGCTGATTTTCACCTTCTTGCCAAAAATCTTTTTAGCGCTGCAGGGCTCTATTGGCTACATTGCGGCAAGCGGCATTGCGGTATTTTTCTTTATGTTGGTGTTTTTTGCGGCGATCACCTCGCTGGTATCGATTATTGAAGTACCGGTTTCTTACCTAGTGACTGAGAAAAATCACACCCGTAAAAAAGCCTTGTTTATTTTGATGATGACCGCTGGTGTATTAACGCTTTTCGCTACTGTTTCTTTTGGTATGGTTGGCTTCTTCACTGAATTTACTAGCTATGCGGGTGGTACTCGTTCTTTCTTTGATGTGGTTTACGATGTCTTTTACGACACTATTTTGCCATTAAACGGTTTATTGCTTTGTGTGTTTGTTAGCTACCGCTGGAAGAAGCATCGTTTATCAGAAGAACTTTCTGTCGGTAACGATAACTATCAAGGCTCGTTTGCGGAAAAGTACATTAACTTTTCTTTAGGGACTTTTATTCCGGTTATTTTACTGGGTATTTTCTTAAATACTGTGGCGGTAAAATTCTTTGGCTATAATATTTTCGGCTAG
- a CDS encoding HDOD domain-containing protein has protein sequence MTKQLKDEAVKLQAIDYANQANGSFALPDACFKVKTLMEDENSTAKDFANVISIDPSMTSRLLKIANSAVYSFPGEISTISRAITIIGTQSIYNMMLVDVASSAFKHFANQAIDLKRFWRMSVYCGLAAKNLAISAGIRDIERLFVAGLLQNFGELIVAKVSPEIAQHCEQYSQNDLPWQRQYQALDFTYTDVSAELLKLWQIPEKIILPIRHFNQALDIQINKDVKVMYLASRLALVDSHPELFTYDDIVDQGLCQSLGITFEELIAAAEFAHDEADNVLGIMGAKFFDKPAS, from the coding sequence ATGACTAAGCAACTAAAAGATGAGGCTGTAAAACTGCAAGCTATCGATTATGCGAATCAAGCCAATGGCTCATTTGCTTTGCCCGATGCTTGCTTCAAAGTGAAAACTTTGATGGAAGATGAGAATTCCACAGCAAAGGATTTTGCTAACGTCATAAGTATTGACCCGTCAATGACCTCACGTTTGCTCAAAATTGCCAATAGTGCGGTTTATAGTTTTCCCGGTGAAATAAGCACTATTTCCCGCGCGATCACCATTATTGGCACGCAATCCATTTACAATATGATGTTAGTGGATGTTGCCAGTTCTGCGTTTAAACACTTTGCCAATCAAGCGATTGACTTAAAACGCTTTTGGCGAATGAGTGTTTATTGTGGCTTAGCCGCTAAAAATTTAGCGATCAGTGCTGGTATTCGAGATATTGAACGCTTGTTTGTGGCTGGTTTATTACAAAACTTTGGCGAGCTTATTGTTGCGAAAGTGTCCCCAGAAATTGCGCAACATTGCGAGCAATACAGCCAAAATGACTTACCTTGGCAACGACAGTATCAGGCACTTGATTTCACCTATACGGATGTTTCCGCTGAACTGTTAAAGCTGTGGCAAATACCTGAGAAGATTATTTTGCCGATCCGTCATTTTAATCAGGCATTAGATATTCAAATTAATAAAGATGTTAAGGTCATGTATTTGGCATCGCGCTTGGCATTAGTAGACAGTCACCCTGAACTGTTTACCTACGACGATATTGTCGACCAAGGTTTGTGTCAGTCGCTTGGCATTACGTTTGAAGAGTTAATTGCAGCAGCTGAGTTTGCCCATGACGAAGCTGACAATGTTTTAGGTATTATGGGAGCGAAGTTTTTTGATAAGCCAGCGAGTTAG
- a CDS encoding winged helix-turn-helix transcriptional regulator encodes MSDPKTRQLDRIDLTILDTLQQHGRISNVDLAKRVNLSPSPCLDRVKRLEAEGYIERYGATLNAAKLKYGMSAFIQVTLDRTTGDVFNRFRDEVVKIKEVAECHMVAGGFDYLLKLRFENMEAYREVLGVIVELPAVSQTHTYVVMEHIKKDFGVPILD; translated from the coding sequence ATGTCTGACCCAAAAACACGCCAATTAGATCGTATCGACCTTACTATTTTAGACACCCTGCAGCAGCATGGCAGAATTTCTAATGTTGATTTAGCCAAACGCGTTAATTTAAGCCCAAGCCCGTGCTTAGATCGGGTTAAACGCTTAGAAGCGGAAGGCTATATTGAGCGCTACGGCGCTACACTCAATGCTGCCAAACTGAAATACGGCATGTCGGCTTTTATTCAAGTGACATTGGACCGCACCACTGGTGATGTCTTTAATCGCTTTCGTGATGAAGTGGTGAAAATCAAAGAAGTGGCAGAATGTCATATGGTGGCTGGCGGCTTTGACTACTTGCTGAAATTACGCTTTGAGAATATGGAAGCATATCGCGAAGTGCTTGGGGTAATTGTTGAACTGCCTGCGGTTTCGCAAACTCATACTTATGTGGTGATGGAACACATCAAAAAAGACTTCGGTGTGCCTATTTTAGATTAG
- a CDS encoding class I SAM-dependent methyltransferase codes for MNASISTLIDHIQLPDDANTQRLFHGRGHAYEGLEHICVDWFAPVVLVTLYREVEHESLLALARSLNEKIGACQSVLVQHRWQQMAPIECLVGDDIRQLHALESGLKYHIEFGRAQNHGLFLDMKNGRDWVQANANGKNVLNLFSYTCAFSVAASQGGAKQVVNIDMSKPSLARGRDNHRLNEQATDNIIFQAVDIFKSFGRLKKFGPYQMLIVDPPSFQKGSVNIERDYGKIIRRIPQLASPNADVMLCLNSPDLDDEFLLATVKQECSALHFVDKIAPPAVFKEAHQGKGLKVMLFRYEP; via the coding sequence ATGAACGCTTCTATTTCTACTCTAATTGACCATATCCAGCTACCAGATGACGCAAATACGCAGCGACTTTTTCACGGTCGAGGCCATGCCTATGAGGGGCTTGAGCATATTTGTGTGGATTGGTTTGCCCCAGTCGTTTTAGTGACGCTTTATCGCGAGGTTGAGCATGAAAGCTTGCTAGCACTTGCACGCAGCTTAAATGAGAAAATAGGAGCATGTCAGTCGGTATTGGTTCAGCACCGCTGGCAGCAAATGGCGCCCATAGAGTGCTTAGTGGGTGATGATATTCGACAGCTCCACGCACTAGAATCGGGCCTCAAATATCATATCGAATTTGGCCGAGCACAAAATCACGGCTTGTTTTTAGATATGAAAAACGGTCGTGATTGGGTGCAAGCGAATGCCAATGGCAAGAATGTACTAAACCTGTTTTCATACACCTGTGCTTTCTCCGTTGCGGCGAGTCAAGGTGGCGCGAAACAGGTAGTGAATATTGATATGAGTAAGCCATCGCTGGCGCGTGGCCGCGATAATCATCGACTTAATGAGCAAGCGACTGACAATATCATTTTTCAAGCGGTTGATATTTTTAAGTCATTCGGGCGATTAAAAAAGTTTGGGCCGTATCAGATGCTCATTGTTGACCCGCCATCATTTCAAAAAGGTAGCGTTAATATTGAGCGAGATTACGGTAAAATTATTCGTCGTATTCCACAGCTTGCCAGCCCAAACGCTGATGTCATGCTATGTTTAAACAGCCCTGATTTAGATGACGAATTCTTATTAGCAACTGTTAAACAAGAGTGCTCAGCGCTGCACTTTGTCGATAAGATCGCGCCGCCAGCCGTGTTTAAGGAAGCACATCAAGGAAAGGGGCTCAAAGTGATGTTGTTTCGTTATGAGCCCTAA
- a CDS encoding NUDIX hydrolase encodes MKKYVAGFLFSQDSSKVVMIKKINPAWQNGLLNGVGGKIEIGEQAIDAMTREFEEETGVVTNAGQWTHFAQVYRPECYDVAFFFARSDLAFEARTVEQEEVQLIDVANLPKNLLPNLRWLIPLALDQQADFSAPIKITEVAGERVKA; translated from the coding sequence ATGAAAAAATACGTCGCTGGCTTTTTATTTAGCCAAGATTCATCAAAAGTCGTGATGATCAAGAAAATTAACCCAGCGTGGCAAAATGGTCTACTTAATGGCGTTGGCGGTAAAATTGAAATCGGTGAACAAGCCATCGATGCCATGACCCGCGAATTTGAAGAGGAAACTGGCGTGGTAACCAACGCAGGGCAATGGACTCACTTCGCACAAGTTTATCGCCCAGAGTGCTATGACGTTGCCTTTTTCTTTGCTCGCTCAGATCTCGCCTTTGAAGCCAGAACCGTTGAACAAGAAGAAGTGCAGTTAATTGATGTTGCTAACCTGCCAAAAAACTTATTGCCGAACCTACGTTGGCTTATTCCACTGGCGCTTGACCAACAAGCAGACTTTTCTGCGCCAATAAAAATTACTGAAGTGGCTGGTGAGCGGGTAAAAGCTTAA